In Marinobacter sp. M3C, the genomic stretch AAGTATGGCTCCAACAATGCCCATAACCGGGTCCATCCAGTTCCATCCCGCATATTTGCCGGCAAGCAGGGCTATGATGGCCAGGAGAGAGGTGAGCGCGTCGGCCAGCACGTGGAAATAAGCCGCTTGGCGATTATGATCGTGATGGCTGTGGTGATGGTGGCTATGTGATTCATCTTCATGATGGGCGTGGCTGTGATCATGATCATCGCCGAGAATCCAGGCCGAGACGCCGTTTACGATCAAACCTATAACCGCAACAAAAATAGCGCCGTTGAACGAAATGACAACCGGATTCATAAAACGGTCGACGCTTTCGATCACCATAAAAAGCGCGAATCCAGCTAAAAGTATGGCACCGGTGAATCCTCCCAGTGCATTCACCTTGCCGGTACCAAAACTGAAACGTGCGTTAGTGGCGTTCTTCCTGGCGTACGCGTATGCGAACGCAGCGATGCCCAGCGCTGTCGCATGTGAGCCCATGTGTAGACCGTCGGCAAGCAGTGCCATGGAGCCATACACCAAGCCGGCCGCAATTTCCCAGACCATCATCACCAGAGTCAGTCCGACGACGATTAATGTGCGCTTTTCGCCAGACCGCT encodes the following:
- the dmeF gene encoding CDF family Co(II)/Ni(II) efflux transporter DmeF — encoded protein: MHEKDISNWHHDHAFGQDQKRSGEKRTLIVVGLTLVMMVWEIAAGLVYGSMALLADGLHMGSHATALGIAAFAYAYARKNATNARFSFGTGKVNALGGFTGAILLAGFALFMVIESVDRFMNPVVISFNGAIFVAVIGLIVNGVSAWILGDDHDHSHAHHEDESHSHHHHSHHDHNRQAAYFHVLADALTSLLAIIALLAGKYAGWNWMDPVMGIVGAILITRWSWGLLRTTASVLLDEQQASIMQDIKRTVECDDTRVSDLHVWSIGPNLYAAIVAIVARYPQSPGHYRDRIQTGHSSLVHVTVEVETCPSHS